Below is a window of Carettochelys insculpta isolate YL-2023 chromosome 4, ASM3395843v1, whole genome shotgun sequence DNA.
CTCCTTTATAAAGCACTTTGTGAGCTACTGATAAGTGCTTTAAGAGCTATGTACTATTatttaaatcatttaaaaacCTACCAGTTTGGAAAAGGTTTATCTTTGTGCTCTTGTGGGCTGAGCTCATAAAATAAATCTGGATAAGGAGAGAAATGGTTGTGTATCAGCAATGTGTCTTTGAAAGGTGTGTTGAGAATGGCTATTAATAAAATTTAGAACCATACTACAGCATTCTTATGTAGTTTATTAATTGAGGCAGATATTTTACCTAAATATCTGCCATTGGGCACTTAAATTCAGTTGAATTCAGTTAAATTCAGTTCACTTAAATTGGTTCAATAATGACACATCCAATTGTGAAAGTCTTGGGTCACAAAACCTTGCACTTACTGCCACTTACTACCATTTACTAGAAACAAATTAATGATAACCACACAGGGCCAAACTAAAACAAGAATAAAATATGCTGAAATACATTCAAGATACATCAGATATATCTCAACAGCTGTTTTCTATGTAGACTGCTGTAATTAATGATATTACTATACATGATTTACAATTCATAATTTTGTTTTAGTTAAGCTGGAGTAAGGAAAACAGGGttctctgggtatgtgtctgtATCAGAGGGTGCCCATGAAAGGGGTGTTTAGTATGTCTGGAATTGATATAAGGATTTTATCGTAATAATAAAATTCAAGGACAATGAGAAGAGGTGTGGTCATGTAAAGCTTGAAAAGGATGGCTCAGACATCGTAAAACATTTGGAGGTGCCTAAGACAGAGGGAGACCAGTCTGGAATCTCTGGATGGACATGAATTTTGTACCTTTACACCATTTTTACTATGCAGCAAAGCTTTCTTTGAGAAAATCAACACCTTAGTGTAAAGTATTAACTGTTAattcttgtctacactaccaccttcctttgaattttgaggagtaagggcactttgaagttgccccaggacttcgaagtaccggcgggtgagccgcggcgaGGCGCATGCTGGTActccgaagtttaaaacttcagagttgctgagggggggaatttgcttaatgaacttcattcgtaaactcccaacaccctaattaccacccttccttcaaaggaaggtggtagtgtagacacagcccagctgaACTTGGAATTTGCTGGGGAGAACAGCTGAGTGCTCCAGGGGAGGCTTTGCTTTTAAAGAGCCATGCCCTTGGGAAGTATCTGCTCAGtatttcctcctctttctctccttgtgctgaggggcagggagagcgcaAAGATAGCCTGGCACACCTTCACTGGCAACTGTTCAGGGAGAACAAAAATGGGCCAAGACGGATAAAAACTAGCCAGGTGACAACACTAATTCCTTCACCATGTAAACAAGCCCTCAGGGCAGTCTTGGAGGCAACAAGAGCACTGCTTGAGAGAGAAGAAGAGGGTCAGGCAAAAGGAAGGGTGTCAGACTTACAATGAGGTCACTAAATAATTGTGTGTGCTGCCCCTTTTCTGCTCACAGTCGATACTTTGAGAGTCGCTGCACAAATAAACATACAAAGCCTCCAGTTTTTCTTCAGAATTGCTATGGTTAGCACTGGAGTAATTACTGCTGAAGTAGGATTTACTCATGTAAGGTACACAACCCAGGCCAGACTGTTTACACCCTAACAGGACTCAGCAAGAAAAATATAGTCTTGTGATTAAAGCACAGGTGTGGGCTTAAATGATCCAGGTCCTACTTCTGCCTCTGTTACACTGATTTCCTGTGAGACCTTGGACCAGAGTTTcacaactctgtgtgtgtgtaagttttCAGTTGCACTGTGCAGTCACCGTGATTCTCTATACACAATTCCTTCATATTGTACGTGCAATTCAGAAAATATAACCCTAAGGCCACTTCACTTTACTTTCCTCTTGTGTAAATGGTGATAACACTTCAACAAAGagttgtgaggataaattcattttgtaaagtgctttcacTCCTCAGATGGAAGGCCAAAAGTATTATTGTTCACCTGATACTCAGGCCTTGCTCAAATGAAAGACATTACACATGTTCTTTCCTGAACAATGATTGAATATCCCTGTTATGAATAGATATATACTGTCATAAAGGTGTCTTGTACAATTATAGCTTATTTCCCTTCCGAAAGGATATAACCCCGCCCACACTAGGGAGGCTGTACATATTAGACCTTAAAAATACTGGCAGTGTTGAAATGTTACATTATGTACATGCAGATGAGGCCTTACCCTAAAGGAGGGGTCAGGAGCCTTTtggaggtggagtgccaaaatttgaccttttgacccctgTGTATGTtctaagtgctggtgatactgtttaaagtcactaacagtcctacctacaagagcttcattaacaaataaatcaaGATGAAGAGCTCTACCGTTTCGGTCAGGCAGGGGCGGTCATCCCACGGCTCTcaagccgcatgcagctctttgagcctgTAAATggggctcctcctcagagccgcaTGCTGGAAGTGCCATCCACCTGCTTCACGCATGTGCCCCATCCCttgaagcacatggcagcagcagtggaggcttCAGTGGCAGCTCCGGCACGTCACCGACATTGAATGGGGGAACACGGgagttgcctggctctgggcggtgggtggggaaggcactgggttagagcagggaggctgggggtgcctggctctgggggagtgaaGGGTGATTGGGttagtgtgggggaagggggagggtgctgagccatgtattatatatttattttatatatctatatccaATGCATCTTTTATAAAAAAAGAGAAGcctgtactcagctggctccccaaccctcacccccagccaatcctatggctgaggctgccaaggtgccagtacccCATACCggcaaataccagcacaaaaatacCCACTTTCTATATCTATATAAATATATAGATCTATATCTAtttctatatatagatatataatatttaaatatagagatatagatatataaaataaatatataatacatggctctttacaCTCTATCCACTGCTGTTTTGGCTCTTCATCTGTAACTGGGCCACGCCTGGTTTaggcggttggtagcattagctggtctttttttaatccaTGAGTGTCATGGCTTtgcacaagctgccagctgcatggggcagaaggggatgggaCTGAGCTCCGGCCTCATGTGTGGATGAAAATTGACTtctgtgccgctcttggcacctgtgctgcaggttgctgactcctgccctaACGCCTCAGTTGAGACTCAGTGGACTGTGACATAATCAGAGCGCAGCACCTCCAACAGCCGTTTTTCTTAGGGGAGCTCTGGAATGAAATTCTCCATTAGGAATAAGaaccagaattttaaaaattaaagggcAAAAACTACATTtttccgagagagagagagagagataaatacACACAACATGAATGCTAAAGCTGGTATTTTATAGGAAGGAGGAGAAATGTAACTCGCAAGAAGGGAGTAGTAAACAAAGTATGATTAAACAGTATTTCAATACATGGAGCAAATAAAGCTAGCAAAAATATTAGCATATGGAATACAACAAAAGACCAGCTTCTTATGAGCTGTTTTACAGTCATTTGGATCCTTTCTGCTCAAAATATTTATGACAGCAGCAAGTCATAGCCGCCACAAAGATCACAAATTCATTGAAGTCTACTTCAGAATCTCCATTTTCATCCAGATTGTTGAGGAGTTTGTCAGCAGCTTCCTTATCTTTCACTGAC
It encodes the following:
- the S100P gene encoding protein S100-P, translated to MSELETAMAMIIDVFDKYAGAEGNKQTLTRGELKTLLEKELPNFLSSVKDKEAADKLLNNLDENGDSEVDFNEFVIFVAAMTCCCHKYFEQKGSK